The DNA window CGAACTGAATGCGACGTCGTGCTCCTCAGCGCAACGTGAAGTCGCGGTGCCGCCGACGCTGGAGACAGTCGTGGACGACATCGGCGTCCCAACGGTCACCGGTGACGTGGCGACTGTGCCGGTCACCATGGCGATCGGCACTGGTCCGCTGTCCACTGTCACCCTTTCACTTGTTCGCGAGGACGGAATGTGGACCTTCTGCATGAGCGAGCACCCGTCGGACGGGTGACCCCGTCTGTGCCTCAATCGGCCGACCGACTGCGGACGCCGTCGAGTAGCACCGTCGTGATCGCTGCGCTGGCTTGCTCGCCACCGATGCTGGTAGCCAACGTCATTCCAGCCTGCAGCAGACCGCCCGACAGTGTCAGCATCACCTCGGCCGACATGTCCTTCCGCAGGACACCGCTGTCGATGCCTCGCTGAAGCAGCTCGCGGATCGGATCGGAAATTCGACGATTGATCTCGGCGCTATCCAGGCATCCGCCGCGCTGTCCACGCACCAGCGCTGCGTACTGTCCGCTTCCGATGAATGCTCGGGTGATCCGCGCAATCGCTTCTGCGACAGGGACGGATTCGAGACCTGCTTCGGCGACGCGGGCCCCGAGGTCTTCGAGTGCGGCCTCACCCATCGCGGTGATCAGGGCATCGCGGGTCGGAAAGTACCGATAGATGGTTGCCCGTCCGACATCGGCTGCTTTCGCGATGTCAGCCATGCTGACACCGTCACCGCGCTCTGCAAGTACTGCTGCCGCACGCGACATGATCATCGTCGCGACGTGATCGCGTAGTGCGGGCCGTCTGGTCACGCCGCAAGTCTATCGGGACCCGAAGTGAGCTGATAACCTCTCTTCATGAGACAAGTGTGTCTCATGAAGAGGCTTCGAGTCTCAGTCGCCATTCAGTCGGACCTGGTCCCATAAACGAGAGTGAACTACACATGGCAATCGCAGAAGAACAGGTCATCGCGGGTATCGCCGAAATCATCGAGGAGGTGACCGGCATCGATGCCGCTGAGGTGACCCTTGAGAAGTCGTTCGTCGACGACCTGGACATCGACTCGCTGTCGATGGTGGAGATTGCTGTGCAACTCGAAGACAAGTACGGCGTGAGCATTCCTGATGAGGAGGTATCCAACTTGAAGTCGGTAGGGGATGCGGTCGACTACGTCCAACGGATGGAGCTCGACAATGCCGAACTGGCAGTGGAATTGAAGACGAAGTACGACGGCAGCGCGGACAAATAGATGTGCACCGAACCCGGTCGCGAACCTGATCCGTCGAGGGTCGAAGTCGGTCGGTTCTACCCCTACGCCACCGACGTCGTGTGGCGAGCGGTCACCGACTCGGCTCTGCTCGCGCGCTGGCTGATGCCATCGACCGGGTTCGTGGGCGCGGTCGTTGGAACGCACTTTCTCCTGTCTGTCCCGAGGAGTGAATCAGCCGAGATCGCGTGCGAAGTCGTGGCAGTGACTCCGAACGAAGCAATGACCTGGAGTTGGATGGATCTGCGTGCGTCGCCTCCGGCTCGGTGGACTGTGACGTGGGAGGTGCATGCGCATGGGCGCGGGACACGACTGACGGTCACTCACACAGGCTTCGACGTCGAGGACAAGCGTCAGATGATGGCCCGCAATGCTTTTGCGCGAGGATGGGATCAGGTGATGTCGACCAAGCTGGTCGACGTTCTCGCCGGTCGCTAGTGTCACCATCGATTCCATCGCGTTCTGTCGTTCTGACATCCCGTGCTCGTCTACCAGCGTGAAATCGCGAGGTTGACCGAAAACAGCGCCGGCATTGCCTCTACGGTTGGAGAGCGGTCCGAGCGAGACCGTGCTTGGCGACGACGGCGGTGGCGTACTCGGTGAGGGCTCAGTTTCGTCGTCATAGAGGAGGAATTGCTACGAGAACGAACGAACCGCGCGGTAGTTTGGCGAGATGTCAGACAGTTGGGCGTGAACCGTTCGGCTGGGACCGGCGCGTACTCGTCGCCAAGTCCCGATCTCTATGTCGGAACCAGTCGTCTATAGAGCGTCATGAAGGGAAGTATTGGTGCTGATCCGACCCGCGACACGGGCCGAGCTGGAAGAACCCGTGGGGTTCGCGGTAGACGATCCGGTCGGGTTCGTCGACGCTGACGCGTTCCAGGAAGACGTGGCGGCCGGACGGCTTCGTCCGGAATGGAGCTGGTTCGCCGTTGACGGCTCCAGGATCGTCGCGCGTGCCCTGTGGTGGGGGCGTGAGGACAGCGAACGTCCGCTCGCCCTTGATTTCTTGCACGTAGTGGCTGACGTGCCGAATCGTGCTGCGCTTGCCGCCGAACTCATGTCGCGGGCGCACAACGAGTTCCACGCGAAGCCGGAGTATGTACTGGTCGTGCCGACCGCTGGGCAGGATGCGGATGTCGCCGTCGCAGAAGCCGTGTCCTGGCGTCGCGAGGCGGCCCAGGCGGCCGGACTGACCGAGATCATCGAGCGACTGCGTTTCGAGTGGACGCCTGCGGCCGGTGTACCCGACCCGTCCGAGCGTCTGGTTTTCCGCCCCGCCTCCGATGAGGAGTTCCTCGCGGTGTTCCAGAGGGTCGCTGTCGGCAGCCTGGACGTCGCCACACAACGAGGCATCGCGGCCACGGACATTGTCAGCCAGGCCCGGGACGATCTCGAGTTCTACCGGTCGTGCCCCGGCGAACGATCGTGGTGGCGGCTGGCGGAGACCGTGGACGGGACGCTGGTCGGCTTCGCGATCCCGTCCGCGACGCCCTACCACCGCAACGTCGGATACCTCGGAGTAGTGCCCGAACAGCGTGGTCACCGCTACGTGGACGACATTCTCCGCGAGATCACCCGCGTTCACGCAGCCGATGGCGCCACTCGCATCACCGCGACCACGGACGTGCCCAACAAGCCCATGGCCGCGGCGTTCAAGCGGGCGAACTACCAGGTGACCGAGTTCAGGATGGTGTTCGAGGCCCCAGCAGGGGCGAGTTCCTTGTCGGGATGAGATGACCAGTCTAGTTGCAGGGACTTGATCTTGCTTCCCGCATTGAGATCCTTACGTTGGAGGGGCCTGAGGTACCCACTTCGGGCGCTCGTCGGCGGTTCGGGGCGTGGCTCGACAATCACCTGCTGCCCCGGTGGCTTCGCGTGGAAGGCCACCCCGGACTGTGACGGGTCGTTTCGGCCGCTGATTGAGATGTGTTCGCGAACTATGTCGCTGTGTAAAGGTGTGCCGGCGAAACAGCCCTGACGAGCCCCACGTGTCCGAAAGGGAGTGCATATGGTCGAAAAGGTTTGGGTTGGAATCGATGTCGGACGCCACGCACATCACGCCGCCGCAGTCGACGACAGCGGTGTTGTGCTGTGGTCACGCCGAGTTCGCAACGACCATGCAGAGATCGAGACACTGCTCGAACGAGTCGCAGATGTCGAGTCAGTGGTGTGGGCGATTGACATGACCGCGCCCGAGTCGGCCTTGCTCCGTGGCGTGCTGAACTCGCACCGCCAGCAGGTGCGGTATGTGCCTGGCCGGGTCGTCCACAGTATGACTGGCGCTTTTGCCGGCGAAGGCAAGACCGGCGCTCGTGATGCGGTGGTCATCGCACAGACTGCGCGTCTACGTACCGACCTCGCCCGGGTTTCCGTGCTCTGCGGCCAATGGTAGATGCCGCGTCGCGATAGCGCACGGTCGGATCGAGCGAATCACCCGCTAACTGGTGCGTCCAACGCCTGCTCAGAGGAGATGCATTCGCGAGGCCGAACAAGGTCTGGGACTTGAGACGTTCGTAGTCGAGGCCGCCTGCATGTTGCTTCCCGCATTGAGATCCTTACGCACTCCACAGGTGGGAGGTTGCCACCCCGCAGGCGTCCCGCGCACCGAACTCCGCTGCGCTCCGGCCCACCGGCAACGCTCTCGAGGTGCAGTAGCGTCGAAGCTCTGATCGATATCCTTAACCGGTACTACCCGCCCTCGTCTCGGGTTGCGTTCCTCTCCAACGGCGCAGACCGAGACCCTACTCGGCACCCTCACCGAGGCCGGGCACTTCGTTATCGTCTGGGGCGCAGCGGACTACCGCTTCGCACTCCGCGACGGCCGCGGAGGCGGGTTCACCTACATCGAAGGCGACCTCGTACGCGGAACCTCACGCCTGAGCACTCGCCCCGGTGCCGCACTCAACGGCACAGGGGCGGCCAACCCCCACCACCTGGAAGTAACGCCCCTGATGCCCGCTCAAGCCTGGGTAGCCCTGATCGTCGGCGTCGCCCTGACCGTCCGCCAACGCATCGTGGCCGACAAACGCGCCCAAGCCTGGCTTCAGGTTGTCCATTGGACACGTGTCCAGAGAGAGTCTCTGCGAAGATCTGGCGGAGCCGTGGGGACCCAGTAGTCCACTGTGGGGAAGCGCCTCCTCTAG is part of the Rhodococcus sovatensis genome and encodes:
- a CDS encoding TetR/AcrR family transcriptional regulator, encoding MTRRPALRDHVATMIMSRAAAVLAERGDGVSMADIAKAADVGRATIYRYFPTRDALITAMGEAALEDLGARVAEAGLESVPVAEAIARITRAFIGSGQYAALVRGQRGGCLDSAEINRRISDPIRELLQRGIDSGVLRKDMSAEVMLTLSGGLLQAGMTLATSIGGEQASAAITTVLLDGVRSRSAD
- the acpM gene encoding meromycolate extension acyl carrier protein AcpM — translated: MAIAEEQVIAGIAEIIEEVTGIDAAEVTLEKSFVDDLDIDSLSMVEIAVQLEDKYGVSIPDEEVSNLKSVGDAVDYVQRMELDNAELAVELKTKYDGSADK
- a CDS encoding SRPBCC domain-containing protein; protein product: MCTEPGREPDPSRVEVGRFYPYATDVVWRAVTDSALLARWLMPSTGFVGAVVGTHFLLSVPRSESAEIACEVVAVTPNEAMTWSWMDLRASPPARWTVTWEVHAHGRGTRLTVTHTGFDVEDKRQMMARNAFARGWDQVMSTKLVDVLAGR
- a CDS encoding GNAT family N-acetyltransferase produces the protein MLIRPATRAELEEPVGFAVDDPVGFVDADAFQEDVAAGRLRPEWSWFAVDGSRIVARALWWGREDSERPLALDFLHVVADVPNRAALAAELMSRAHNEFHAKPEYVLVVPTAGQDADVAVAEAVSWRREAAQAAGLTEIIERLRFEWTPAAGVPDPSERLVFRPASDEEFLAVFQRVAVGSLDVATQRGIAATDIVSQARDDLEFYRSCPGERSWWRLAETVDGTLVGFAIPSATPYHRNVGYLGVVPEQRGHRYVDDILREITRVHAADGATRITATTDVPNKPMAAAFKRANYQVTEFRMVFEAPAGASSLSG
- a CDS encoding IS110 family transposase — its product is MVEKVWVGIDVGRHAHHAAAVDDSGVVLWSRRVRNDHAEIETLLERVADVESVVWAIDMTAPESALLRGVLNSHRQQVRYVPGRVVHSMTGAFAGEGKTGARDAVVIAQTARLRTDLARVSVLCGQW